One genomic region from Salvia hispanica cultivar TCC Black 2014 chromosome 2, UniMelb_Shisp_WGS_1.0, whole genome shotgun sequence encodes:
- the LOC125208456 gene encoding protein N-terminal glutamine amidohydrolase — protein MATLNLESSSSSTPVAAPLGIARFQHTPYYCEENIYLLCKKLSEDGTAKPDGSDLFIVFISNEKNQIPLWHQRASHRADGVILWDYHVICVQRRKETSLPDLVWDLDSNLPIPSPLPTYVAETIRPSFQLFSEFQRVFRIVHAPIFLKSFASDRRHMKDPSGNWTATPPSYDVITAEDGTAHNLNEYMAMSSLNVVKSIGADAVDTALTQKLGVLVGESKLEEFFSQIPL, from the exons ATGGCGACTTTGAATTTGGAATCGTCGTCCTCTTCCACACCAGTTGCCGCCCCTTTGGGAATTGCTCGTTTCCAGCACACTCCTTATTACtg TGAAGAGAATATATACTTGCTTTGTAAGAAGCTGAGTGAAGATGGGACGGCTAAACCCGATGGTTCAGACCTGTTCATAGTTTTCATTTCCAATGAAAAGAATCAG ATTCCGTTATGGCACCAGAGGGCGAGCCACAGAGCAGATGGGGTGATTCTGTGGGATTATCATGTTATCTGTGTACAA AGAAGGAAGGAAACCAGCTTGCCTGATCTGGTGTGGGATTTAGATTCTAATCTTCCTATTCCATCTCCACTACCCACGTATGTAGCAGAAACTATTCGGCCTTCATTTCAGCTGTTTTCTGAGTTCCAGAG GGTTTTCCGGATTGTACATGCTCCGATCTTCTTGAAGTCATTCGCATCAGACAGACGCCACATGAAAGATCCTTCTGGAAACTGGACTGCCACGCCGCCTTCATATGATGTTATCACTGCTGAAG ATGGAACGGCCCACAACTTGAACGAGTACATGGCAATGTCCTCTCTTAATGTCGTAAAGAGCATAGGAGCTGATGCAGTCGACACAGCTTTGACCCAAAAACTTGGAGTGCTAGTTGGGGAGAGTAAACTTGAGGAATTTTTTTCTCAGATTCCATTGTAG
- the LOC125208454 gene encoding tRNA-uridine aminocarboxypropyltransferase 2 isoform X2, whose protein sequence is MDSPEETSSSAGDGGDVRRRRTCTDGCGRPINVCLCHALPSAPVHTATQVVILHHPHERRHKLATVPILAKCLRNCEIIVGRKLKYGQSELLDSLHDQATENPNLPLPRAVYLFPGPDALPFGEVSRMHSSLDDAGRGGLVLIVFDGTWKHAKEMLVASLSFISKFAVPVCLDFDAAADGGTIFDSELILRKEPFAGCVSTMEAVARCLHVLEPDGPDIASRIIEVLRAMVSFQACYLKPLRPRTKLLKNENENAKKSLLP, encoded by the exons ATGGACTCGCCTGAAGAGACCTCCTCCTCAGCCGGCGACGGCGGAGATGTTCGCCGGCGAAGGACTTGCACAGACGGATGCGGCCGCCCTATAAACGTGTGCCTCTGCCACGCCCTCCCTTCAGCTCCCGTCCACACGGCCACGCAGGTTGTCATCCTCCACCACCCCCACGAGCGCCGCCACAAGCTCGCCACCGTCCCCATCCTTGCCAAATGCCTCCGGAACTGTGAGATCATTGTCGGACGCAAGCTGAAATACGGGCAATCGGAGCTTCTGGATTCTCTCCACGATCAAGCAACagaaaaccctaatttgcCTCTCCCTCGAGCTGTTTATCTCTTCCCTG GTCCAGATGCACTGCCATTTGGAGAAGTCAGTCGTATGCATTCCTCTCTCGATGATGCAGGCAGGGGGGGTCTTGTTCTAATTGTTTTCGATGGAACTTGGAAGCATGCCAAGGAAATGCTGGTTGCAAGTTTATCGTTTATATCCAAGTTTGCTGTGCCAGTTTGTTTAGATTTTGATGCTGCAGCAGATGGTGGCACTATTTTTGACTCGGAGTTGATTCTAAGGAAAGAGCCGTTTGCTGGGTGTGTGAGCACAATGGAGGCGGTTGCCAGGTGTTTACATGTACTTGAGCCTGATGGCCCTGATATTGCGTCAAGGATCATTGAAGTTTTAAGAGCTATGGTTAGTTTCCAAGCTTGTTACTTGAAGCCCTTGAGGCCTAGAACTAAGTTACTGAAAAACGAGAATGAGAATGCAAAAAAATCTCTGTTACCATAA
- the LOC125208454 gene encoding tRNA-uridine aminocarboxypropyltransferase 2 isoform X4 — translation MDSPEETSSSAGDGGDVRRRRTCTDGCGRPINVCLCHALPSAPVHTATQVVILHHPHERRHKLATVPILAKCLRNCEIIVGRKLKYGQSELLDSLHDQATENPNLPLPRAVYLFPGPDALPFGEVSRMHSSLDDAGRGGLVLIVFDGTWKHAKEMLVASLSFISKFAVPVCLDFDAAADGGTIFDSELILRKEPFAGCVSTMEAVARCLHVLEPDGPDIASRIIEVLRAMQIME, via the exons ATGGACTCGCCTGAAGAGACCTCCTCCTCAGCCGGCGACGGCGGAGATGTTCGCCGGCGAAGGACTTGCACAGACGGATGCGGCCGCCCTATAAACGTGTGCCTCTGCCACGCCCTCCCTTCAGCTCCCGTCCACACGGCCACGCAGGTTGTCATCCTCCACCACCCCCACGAGCGCCGCCACAAGCTCGCCACCGTCCCCATCCTTGCCAAATGCCTCCGGAACTGTGAGATCATTGTCGGACGCAAGCTGAAATACGGGCAATCGGAGCTTCTGGATTCTCTCCACGATCAAGCAACagaaaaccctaatttgcCTCTCCCTCGAGCTGTTTATCTCTTCCCTG GTCCAGATGCACTGCCATTTGGAGAAGTCAGTCGTATGCATTCCTCTCTCGATGATGCAGGCAGGGGGGGTCTTGTTCTAATTGTTTTCGATGGAACTTGGAAGCATGCCAAGGAAATGCTGGTTGCAAGTTTATCGTTTATATCCAAGTTTGCTGTGCCAGTTTGTTTAGATTTTGATGCTGCAGCAGATGGTGGCACTATTTTTGACTCGGAGTTGATTCTAAGGAAAGAGCCGTTTGCTGGGTGTGTGAGCACAATGGAGGCGGTTGCCAGGTGTTTACATGTACTTGAGCCTGATGGCCCTGATATTGCGTCAAGGATCATTGAAGTTTTAAGAGCTATG Caaataatggagtag
- the LOC125208454 gene encoding tRNA-uridine aminocarboxypropyltransferase 2 isoform X3, which produces MDSPEETSSSAGDGGDVRRRRTCTDGCGRPINVCLCHALPSAPVHTATQVVILHHPHERRHKLATVPILAKCLRNCEIIVGRKLKYGQSELLDSLHDQATENPNLPLPRAVYLFPGPDALPFGEVSRMHSSLDDAGRGGLVLIVFDGTWKHAKEMLVASLSFISKFAVPVCLDFDAAADGGTIFDSELILRKEPFAGCVSTMEAVARCLHVLEPDGPDIASRIIEVLRAMLRACIG; this is translated from the exons ATGGACTCGCCTGAAGAGACCTCCTCCTCAGCCGGCGACGGCGGAGATGTTCGCCGGCGAAGGACTTGCACAGACGGATGCGGCCGCCCTATAAACGTGTGCCTCTGCCACGCCCTCCCTTCAGCTCCCGTCCACACGGCCACGCAGGTTGTCATCCTCCACCACCCCCACGAGCGCCGCCACAAGCTCGCCACCGTCCCCATCCTTGCCAAATGCCTCCGGAACTGTGAGATCATTGTCGGACGCAAGCTGAAATACGGGCAATCGGAGCTTCTGGATTCTCTCCACGATCAAGCAACagaaaaccctaatttgcCTCTCCCTCGAGCTGTTTATCTCTTCCCTG GTCCAGATGCACTGCCATTTGGAGAAGTCAGTCGTATGCATTCCTCTCTCGATGATGCAGGCAGGGGGGGTCTTGTTCTAATTGTTTTCGATGGAACTTGGAAGCATGCCAAGGAAATGCTGGTTGCAAGTTTATCGTTTATATCCAAGTTTGCTGTGCCAGTTTGTTTAGATTTTGATGCTGCAGCAGATGGTGGCACTATTTTTGACTCGGAGTTGATTCTAAGGAAAGAGCCGTTTGCTGGGTGTGTGAGCACAATGGAGGCGGTTGCCAGGTGTTTACATGTACTTGAGCCTGATGGCCCTGATATTGCGTCAAGGATCATTGAAGTTTTAAGAGCTATG TTGAGGGCCTGCATTGGATAG
- the LOC125208454 gene encoding tRNA-uridine aminocarboxypropyltransferase 2 isoform X1: MDSPEETSSSAGDGGDVRRRRTCTDGCGRPINVCLCHALPSAPVHTATQVVILHHPHERRHKLATVPILAKCLRNCEIIVGRKLKYGQSELLDSLHDQATENPNLPLPRAVYLFPGPDALPFGEVSRMHSSLDDAGRGGLVLIVFDGTWKHAKEMLVASLSFISKFAVPVCLDFDAAADGGTIFDSELILRKEPFAGCVSTMEAVARCLHVLEPDGPDIASRIIEVLRAMFWSSHLCCLHALVHCLSSLPLLPTRGSQDNELRWLVLGRLVAFLCWSSCKTGFGRKCGSIDGLISCSNICSPGTNCAKPLRPMD, translated from the exons ATGGACTCGCCTGAAGAGACCTCCTCCTCAGCCGGCGACGGCGGAGATGTTCGCCGGCGAAGGACTTGCACAGACGGATGCGGCCGCCCTATAAACGTGTGCCTCTGCCACGCCCTCCCTTCAGCTCCCGTCCACACGGCCACGCAGGTTGTCATCCTCCACCACCCCCACGAGCGCCGCCACAAGCTCGCCACCGTCCCCATCCTTGCCAAATGCCTCCGGAACTGTGAGATCATTGTCGGACGCAAGCTGAAATACGGGCAATCGGAGCTTCTGGATTCTCTCCACGATCAAGCAACagaaaaccctaatttgcCTCTCCCTCGAGCTGTTTATCTCTTCCCTG GTCCAGATGCACTGCCATTTGGAGAAGTCAGTCGTATGCATTCCTCTCTCGATGATGCAGGCAGGGGGGGTCTTGTTCTAATTGTTTTCGATGGAACTTGGAAGCATGCCAAGGAAATGCTGGTTGCAAGTTTATCGTTTATATCCAAGTTTGCTGTGCCAGTTTGTTTAGATTTTGATGCTGCAGCAGATGGTGGCACTATTTTTGACTCGGAGTTGATTCTAAGGAAAGAGCCGTTTGCTGGGTGTGTGAGCACAATGGAGGCGGTTGCCAGGTGTTTACATGTACTTGAGCCTGATGGCCCTGATATTGCGTCAAGGATCATTGAAGTTTTAAGAGCTATG TTCTGGTCTAGCCATCTTTGTTGTCTCCATGCTCTGGTACACTGCCTCAGCAGCTTGCCACTGCTGCCAACACGAGGAAGTCAAGATAACGAGCTGAGATGGCTCGTTTTAGGACGTCTTgttgcatttttgtgttggAGTTCTTGTAAAACTGGCTTTGGAAGGAAATGTGGATCAATAGATGGATTGATTTCTTGTAGCAATATCTGCTCCCCCGGAACCAACTGCGCTAAGCCCCTGCGGCCGATGGATTGA